A single genomic interval of Chloracidobacterium validum harbors:
- a CDS encoding thioredoxin domain-containing protein — protein sequence MSAQPSPQFVNRLISETSPYLLQHAHNPVDWYPWGEEALSRARAEDKPILLSIGYSACHWCHVMEHECFENPEIAALMNELFINIKVDREERPDLDTIYMNAVQIMTGRGGWPLTMFLTPSGEPFYGGTYFPPEDRGRMPGFPRILRSVADAYRQRREEVTQSIADITAELRRMHEPLGGAGDLSPQLLNDAYRRLATRFDHVHGGFGGAPKFPNSMALSFLLRYWRTTGELHAIEMVELSLDKMASGGIYDHLGGGFHRYSTDDHWLVPHFEKMLYDNALLARTYLEAWQATGKPRYRQVVEETLDYVIREMTAPDGGFYATQDADSEGEEGKFFVWTPAEISTLLGKEDAALVCRYFDVTDEGNFEGTGRTVLSTPLSIEALARLKNLPPEALEAVLARAKAILFEARERRVKPGRDDKRLAAWNGLMLYAFARAAAVLGRDDYRAVAERNAAFVLGTMRRDGILYRSHKDGQNKFPGYQEDYACYAEGLLALYEATGCVTYFRAARELTDALLAQFDDPQGGALFFTGDRHEQLITRVKDVFDNATPSGNSVAVEVMLRLAVLTGERRYRERAENILRTLSGSLSKMPSGFGQLLGALDFYLASTKEIVIVGPPAAPATLALRQVIEETFRPHRVLALVAPDDAEHGREVALAAQRVMQDGQPTAYVCQNFTCQSPVTSPEALRSQLTEA from the coding sequence ATGTCGGCTCAACCTAGTCCTCAGTTCGTCAACCGGCTCATCAGTGAAACGAGCCCCTACCTGCTCCAGCATGCCCACAACCCGGTGGATTGGTATCCGTGGGGTGAAGAGGCGCTGTCGCGGGCCCGGGCCGAAGACAAACCAATCTTGCTCAGTATTGGCTATTCAGCCTGCCACTGGTGCCACGTCATGGAGCACGAGTGTTTTGAAAATCCAGAAATCGCCGCGCTCATGAACGAGCTGTTCATCAACATCAAAGTGGACCGGGAAGAACGCCCCGACTTGGATACCATTTACATGAACGCTGTTCAGATCATGACCGGACGCGGCGGCTGGCCACTAACGATGTTTCTGACGCCGAGTGGCGAGCCATTCTACGGCGGCACGTATTTTCCTCCTGAAGACCGGGGGAGGATGCCGGGCTTTCCGCGTATCCTGCGCTCGGTAGCCGACGCCTACCGCCAACGCCGGGAGGAGGTCACGCAGAGCATTGCCGACATTACAGCGGAGTTGCGCCGCATGCACGAGCCGCTCGGCGGCGCGGGCGACCTCTCACCCCAACTGCTCAACGATGCTTACCGGCGGCTGGCGACGCGATTTGATCATGTGCACGGTGGCTTTGGTGGCGCGCCCAAATTCCCCAACTCGATGGCGTTGTCGTTCCTGCTGCGGTACTGGCGCACCACCGGCGAACTTCACGCGATTGAAATGGTTGAACTCTCGCTCGACAAGATGGCGAGCGGCGGCATCTATGATCACTTGGGGGGCGGCTTCCATCGCTATTCAACCGATGACCACTGGCTCGTGCCGCACTTTGAAAAAATGCTCTATGACAACGCCTTGCTGGCGCGCACCTATCTCGAAGCCTGGCAAGCAACCGGCAAGCCACGCTACCGCCAAGTGGTCGAAGAAACGCTCGATTACGTCATCCGTGAAATGACGGCTCCAGACGGTGGCTTTTACGCTACCCAGGATGCCGACAGCGAAGGCGAAGAAGGCAAGTTTTTTGTCTGGACACCAGCCGAAATCAGCACATTGCTTGGCAAAGAAGATGCGGCGCTGGTCTGCCGCTACTTTGATGTCACGGATGAAGGCAACTTCGAGGGAACGGGCAGGACGGTTCTCAGTACGCCGTTATCCATTGAAGCGCTCGCCCGTCTCAAGAACCTCCCACCGGAAGCCCTTGAAGCCGTGCTTGCTCGCGCCAAAGCCATCTTGTTTGAGGCGCGTGAGCGGCGGGTCAAGCCGGGGCGTGATGACAAACGCCTGGCGGCTTGGAACGGCCTGATGCTGTATGCGTTTGCCCGCGCTGCGGCCGTCCTTGGACGCGACGACTACCGCGCCGTGGCCGAACGCAATGCCGCTTTTGTCCTGGGAACGATGCGCCGGGATGGCATCCTCTATCGCTCGCACAAGGATGGGCAAAACAAGTTTCCAGGCTACCAGGAAGACTATGCCTGTTATGCCGAAGGGCTGCTGGCGCTGTATGAGGCCACCGGTTGCGTCACGTATTTCCGCGCCGCGCGTGAACTGACCGACGCCCTGCTGGCGCAGTTTGATGATCCCCAGGGCGGGGCGTTGTTCTTCACGGGCGACCGGCATGAGCAACTGATTACTCGCGTCAAGGATGTGTTTGACAACGCGACGCCGTCTGGTAACTCAGTTGCGGTAGAGGTCATGCTGCGGTTGGCTGTGTTGACCGGAGAACGGCGCTATCGTGAGCGCGCCGAGAACATTTTGCGAACACTTTCCGGCTCACTGTCCAAGATGCCGTCCGGTTTTGGACAACTCCTTGGGGCACTTGATTTTTATCTCGCCAGCACCAAAGAGATCGTTATCGTTGGCCCGCCAGCCGCGCCGGCGACGCTGGCTTTGCGTCAGGTGATTGAAGAAACGTTTCGTCCCCATCGCGTCCTGGCCTTGGTCGCACCGGATGATGCCGAACACGGA
- the ccsA gene encoding cytochrome c biogenesis protein CcsA, translated as MSTDALKLDTSMPSSAAPSSPEAQSAWPRSLLFIVPIAVATGLVLARASGVAPTVLKEGNLTVLALLSYLGATAAFVMWMMGRESLLQRIGIGTMAFGYVMNLAAWGIRWIEYVEFEKTKPTMQAIWHTLPLMEKISHTYPLNNLYDIGLAFTGFAVLASLIITTRDKYRFIGAMTMPLAALTLTLVVFLGSEVTTLQPILRSYWRPIHVSIAAISYGVCLVSFGIALLYLLRDGVRIESMALCVAIFGLVLYATIGDFKVLTTGSYGLGVRWMGSGLNLAGGGSLRATLPGVGALMALGWLTYAAAAVALTVYFFRNDSLAQQWGNRLIGAALIVQVLVFGAIFYQMKSPMDINGAINANQHQAFGAWLAKRSDIDPTTLAPQQLQAEGARWLNQNASGLEISFNSNPVELAGILTLIACTAFVALFAWRGKRMLEKLPNLDALDDLTYKTVSVAFPLLLMMLVTGAVWANESWGTYWSWDPKETWALVTWLAYAGYLHTRIVHGWKGRTSAYFAVLGFIFVLFTYLGVSFLLPGLHSYAGVD; from the coding sequence ATGTCAACCGACGCACTCAAACTAGACACTTCCATGCCTTCCTCTGCCGCGCCCTCTTCACCGGAGGCTCAATCGGCCTGGCCGCGAAGTTTGCTTTTCATCGTTCCCATTGCGGTGGCAACCGGGTTGGTGTTGGCGCGGGCTTCGGGCGTGGCCCCAACGGTTCTCAAGGAAGGCAATCTTACCGTGTTGGCGTTGTTGTCTTATCTGGGAGCAACGGCTGCCTTTGTGATGTGGATGATGGGGCGTGAGTCGCTGCTTCAGCGCATTGGCATCGGAACGATGGCCTTCGGCTATGTGATGAACCTTGCCGCCTGGGGCATCCGGTGGATTGAGTACGTCGAGTTCGAGAAAACCAAGCCCACGATGCAAGCCATCTGGCACACGTTGCCGTTGATGGAGAAAATCTCGCACACCTATCCGCTCAACAATCTCTACGACATCGGGCTGGCCTTCACCGGTTTTGCCGTCCTCGCCAGCCTCATCATCACCACGCGCGACAAGTACCGCTTTATCGGTGCGATGACAATGCCGCTGGCGGCGTTGACGCTGACCCTGGTGGTTTTTCTGGGGAGTGAAGTCACCACGCTCCAACCCATTTTGCGGAGCTACTGGCGTCCGATTCACGTCAGCATCGCTGCCATCAGCTATGGCGTGTGCCTCGTAAGCTTCGGTATCGCGCTGCTCTACCTGCTGCGCGATGGCGTTCGGATTGAAAGCATGGCCCTGTGTGTGGCGATATTCGGTCTGGTGCTCTATGCCACGATTGGCGACTTCAAAGTACTGACGACCGGAAGCTACGGGCTGGGCGTTCGCTGGATGGGGAGCGGGCTAAACTTGGCAGGTGGTGGCTCACTGCGCGCAACGCTGCCCGGCGTTGGGGCGCTCATGGCACTCGGCTGGCTAACCTATGCCGCCGCCGCCGTTGCGCTGACCGTGTACTTTTTCCGCAACGACAGTCTAGCCCAGCAGTGGGGCAATCGTCTGATTGGGGCGGCGCTCATCGTACAGGTACTGGTCTTCGGCGCGATTTTCTATCAGATGAAGTCTCCGATGGACATCAACGGAGCGATCAACGCCAATCAGCACCAAGCGTTTGGCGCGTGGCTGGCCAAGCGTTCTGACATTGACCCGACCACGCTGGCGCCGCAGCAGTTACAGGCTGAAGGCGCGCGCTGGCTGAATCAAAATGCCAGCGGCTTGGAAATCAGCTTCAACTCGAATCCGGTTGAACTGGCCGGAATTTTGACCCTCATTGCCTGTACGGCTTTTGTGGCACTGTTTGCCTGGCGCGGCAAGCGCATGCTCGAAAAACTGCCGAACCTCGATGCCCTGGATGACTTGACCTACAAAACGGTTTCGGTTGCGTTCCCATTGCTCCTGATGATGCTTGTGACCGGAGCCGTCTGGGCCAATGAGTCGTGGGGAACCTACTGGAGCTGGGATCCAAAGGAAACCTGGGCGCTCGTGACTTGGTTGGCCTATGCCGGCTATCTCCACACCCGCATCGTCCATGGTTGGAAAGGGCGCACTTCGGCGTATTTTGCCGTGCTGGGCTTTATTTTCGTGCTGTTCACTTACTTGGGCGTGAGCTTCCTTCTGCCAGGGCTACATTCCTACGCCGGGGTGGATTGA
- the surE gene encoding 5'/3'-nucleotidase SurE: MPLILVTNDDSIYASGLRALVEQLQSLGDVMVVAPASEHSGCSRSVTLGRPLRIRHQRERNGWYAVEGTPTDCIVLALHWMLKDKPRPDLVVSGINRGANLGDSVTYSGTVAGALEGAVNGIPSLAFSLVSRAEFDYTHAAAFAGRLTRKVLASGLPRHTLLNVNIPPGPIRGYRFTRTGTKLLCTNIEERFDPRGRPYYWIGTEADGRDEAPDVDYTAIAEGLVAITPLRNDLTDRNALAQLKHWEAEDI, encoded by the coding sequence ATGCCGCTTATTCTCGTAACCAACGACGATAGTATTTATGCATCTGGACTGCGCGCGCTGGTCGAACAGCTTCAATCCTTGGGTGACGTGATGGTCGTCGCCCCGGCCAGCGAACATAGCGGTTGTTCGCGCTCGGTCACGCTGGGCCGTCCGCTGCGGATTCGTCACCAGCGCGAGCGGAATGGTTGGTACGCTGTCGAGGGGACGCCAACCGACTGCATCGTGCTGGCGCTGCACTGGATGTTGAAAGACAAGCCCCGTCCCGACCTTGTGGTTTCCGGCATCAATCGCGGCGCGAACCTCGGCGACAGCGTGACCTATTCGGGAACGGTGGCCGGTGCGCTCGAAGGCGCGGTCAACGGCATTCCGAGTCTGGCCTTTTCCCTTGTGTCACGCGCGGAGTTTGACTACACCCACGCGGCCGCCTTTGCCGGGCGCCTGACGCGCAAGGTGCTGGCCTCAGGACTCCCCAGGCATACGCTGCTCAACGTCAACATCCCACCTGGCCCAATTCGCGGCTACCGTTTCACACGCACGGGAACGAAGCTGCTGTGCACGAACATCGAAGAACGCTTCGACCCCCGCGGACGGCCCTACTACTGGATTGGAACCGAGGCCGACGGACGGGACGAAGCTCCCGATGTGGATTACACCGCCATTGCCGAAGGACTGGTCGCCATCACGCCCCTGCGTAACGACCTGACCGACCGCAACGCTCTGGCACAACTCAAACACTGGGAAGCTGAAGATATCTGA
- the era gene encoding GTPase Era translates to MEHPSESFTETSSTEAQPPNAVRSGFVAIVGRPNAGKSTLINYLVGEKIAAVSNKPQTTRTRILGIVTRPEGQVVFVDTPGVHKPGYRLNKRMMQSVLDALATVDVVVLLRDASVSTGNGDRFVLDLVRQSGRPALLALNKTDRLGDKGQLLKLIDFYRNELDFLDYVPISALTGEGTDTLLHCLLNHLPLAPPPFAEDDLTDQTERTLVAEFLREQLLRRLSDELPFVVAVAVEKWEERDDGGLNLACVILVERQSQRAIVLGRGGLRLRDMATAARAEIEAMLERKVFLEIFVKVEPHWRNDERRLDELGIH, encoded by the coding sequence ATGGAGCATCCGTCCGAATCATTCACTGAAACATCTTCGACTGAAGCCCAGCCTCCCAACGCCGTCCGTAGCGGCTTTGTCGCCATTGTCGGACGCCCCAACGCCGGCAAATCCACGCTGATCAACTACTTGGTGGGTGAAAAGATTGCCGCCGTCTCAAACAAACCACAGACGACACGTACGCGCATTCTGGGCATTGTGACGCGCCCGGAAGGCCAAGTTGTCTTTGTGGATACCCCAGGCGTTCACAAGCCCGGCTACCGACTCAACAAGCGGATGATGCAGTCTGTGCTGGATGCGCTGGCGACGGTAGATGTCGTGGTGCTTTTGCGTGATGCGTCGGTCTCGACCGGAAACGGCGACCGGTTCGTGCTCGATTTGGTCCGGCAGTCTGGACGGCCGGCGCTTCTGGCGCTCAACAAAACTGACCGCCTTGGCGACAAGGGCCAGCTTCTCAAGCTCATTGACTTCTACCGCAATGAACTGGACTTCCTAGACTACGTACCTATTTCGGCACTCACAGGAGAAGGAACGGACACCCTGCTGCACTGCCTGCTGAATCACTTACCACTTGCGCCCCCCCCGTTTGCCGAAGATGACCTCACCGACCAAACCGAGCGGACGCTGGTTGCCGAATTTCTCCGGGAGCAGCTTCTCCGGCGACTCTCCGACGAACTGCCCTTTGTCGTTGCTGTCGCCGTTGAAAAATGGGAAGAGCGCGACGATGGCGGACTGAATTTGGCCTGTGTGATCCTTGTCGAACGGCAATCACAGCGCGCCATTGTGCTGGGCCGGGGCGGCTTACGCCTGCGCGACATGGCCACGGCTGCCCGTGCTGAGATTGAGGCCATGCTTGAGCGCAAGGTGTTTCTCGAAATTTTTGTCAAGGTCGAGCCTCACTGGCGCAACGACGAGCGCCGACTGGATGAATTGGGGATTCACTAG
- a CDS encoding lysophospholipid acyltransferase family protein, with the protein MKIITGLRLAITLLLAALILLVPAWIALPFRQPLRTRIMTYPFQFFSYLLGWVFGVRLTADGHQHTRGALMKNHLFISNHLSLADTPLLLSLSPYPFIGKKEVLSVPIIAFAGNVGGNLLFDRKDPEDRKRVQRAAVQRMREVSSIYLFPEGTRSKTGEPKPEPHWGLIWTAWQENIGVVPIAIFGSEKILEQLTTRVWIKYGQPLLPADFPTKEQFATACWQRVCVMFEELKTSAETLISGVAVRPAQDSGQ; encoded by the coding sequence ATGAAAATCATCACGGGGCTGCGGCTGGCGATAACCCTTCTCCTGGCGGCGCTGATTCTGCTCGTTCCGGCCTGGATTGCGCTTCCATTCCGTCAGCCCCTGCGGACGCGCATCATGACCTATCCGTTTCAATTTTTCTCATACTTGCTAGGGTGGGTCTTTGGGGTGCGCCTCACGGCTGACGGGCATCAGCACACCCGTGGGGCGCTGATGAAAAACCATTTGTTCATCAGCAATCACTTGAGCCTGGCCGACACGCCGCTGTTGCTCTCGTTGAGTCCCTATCCGTTCATTGGCAAGAAGGAAGTGTTGAGCGTCCCAATCATCGCCTTTGCCGGCAATGTCGGCGGGAACCTCCTCTTCGACCGCAAGGACCCAGAAGACCGCAAGCGTGTCCAGCGGGCTGCCGTGCAGCGCATGCGCGAGGTCAGCTCGATTTACCTCTTCCCCGAAGGCACCCGGAGCAAAACGGGTGAACCCAAGCCTGAACCGCACTGGGGGCTGATCTGGACAGCCTGGCAGGAAAACATCGGGGTAGTGCCTATCGCCATCTTTGGCTCGGAAAAAATTCTCGAACAGCTCACGACGCGCGTCTGGATCAAGTACGGCCAACCACTACTTCCGGCCGACTTCCCCACGAAAGAGCAGTTCGCCACAGCTTGCTGGCAGCGGGTGTGCGTGATGTTCGAGGAGTTGAAAACCTCCGCTGAAACACTCATTTCTGGTGTTGCTGTCCGCCCTGCCCAGGATTCAGGACAGTAA
- a CDS encoding 50S ribosomal protein L11 methyltransferase, producing the protein MHFHTAQVTIPRNTADAVSEAFWQLGAQGIETLAETDAVTTLRAYFPVAPARATIQAVLERTLSAFDYSTAQSLNLTIEQHPHEDWLAKWKADWQAQPIGRHWLIVPPWRQAEAQARSDSTERIFIEIEPGMAFGTGTHPTTRACLELLESLPTSPKVILDVGTGTGILAMAAAKLFPQARCYACDTDSDAIAIATDNARRNGVDGRIHFLVGSVTAYPDSDVDILLANLTAEVVTDLATEFARVLCPGGRLIVAGVLTDRHFAVGAALRAAGMEVLTTQTDGEWWAALAQRRPIPPAPGTDHHQSTPA; encoded by the coding sequence ATGCATTTCCACACGGCGCAAGTCACCATCCCGCGCAATACGGCCGACGCCGTGAGTGAAGCCTTCTGGCAGTTGGGCGCACAAGGTATCGAGACGCTTGCCGAAACCGACGCCGTGACAACCCTGCGCGCTTACTTTCCGGTCGCTCCGGCGCGGGCGACCATCCAGGCGGTGCTAGAACGCACCCTGTCCGCCTTCGATTATTCAACCGCGCAATCACTGAACCTGACCATCGAGCAACATCCGCATGAAGACTGGCTCGCCAAGTGGAAAGCCGATTGGCAAGCCCAGCCGATTGGGCGACACTGGCTCATCGTGCCGCCCTGGCGACAGGCCGAAGCCCAAGCGCGATCGGACTCAACCGAGCGTATCTTCATCGAGATCGAGCCGGGTATGGCGTTCGGAACCGGAACCCACCCGACGACTCGCGCATGCCTCGAACTGCTTGAGTCCCTGCCCACCTCACCCAAGGTTATCCTGGATGTCGGCACCGGAACGGGCATTTTGGCGATGGCGGCGGCTAAACTGTTTCCCCAAGCCCGGTGCTACGCCTGTGATACCGACTCGGACGCCATTGCCATTGCAACCGACAATGCCCGGCGCAACGGCGTGGATGGGCGCATCCACTTTCTGGTGGGGAGCGTTACGGCCTACCCAGACAGTGACGTTGACATCCTACTGGCCAACCTGACAGCGGAAGTTGTCACGGACTTGGCAACGGAGTTTGCACGGGTTCTGTGCCCTGGTGGTCGGCTCATTGTCGCCGGGGTGCTCACCGACCGGCACTTTGCCGTCGGCGCGGCACTTAGGGCCGCCGGGATGGAGGTGTTGACCACACAAACGGATGGTGAATGGTGGGCTGCCCTGGCGCAGCGGCGGCCCATACCGCCGGCGCCAGGGACGGACCACCATCAATCCACCCCGGCGTAG
- the rfbB gene encoding dTDP-glucose 4,6-dehydratase yields the protein MAMFITGGAGFIGSAFIRSWVKRYPNDTVINFDKLTYAGNLDNLAEVADQATYQFVRGDICDAAALRAAIPDGCDAIVHFAAESHVDRSILSAREFILTNVLGTQTLLDVAREKGVKRFLHISTDEVGGSVPEDQFFAEDGPLAPSSPYAASKAAAEHLVRAAAHTFGLNALITRTSNNYGPYQFPEKLIPLALTNALADRPIPVYGDGQQVRDWIHVDDNCAALRLVLEKGQPGATYHIGGRSPLPNRTVLTMLLELLGKPTSLLTEVTDRLGHDRRYAVDCSKIERELGWRPQVAFREGLAQTIAWYQNNPVWVARARSGEYRTYYAQMYGAL from the coding sequence ATGGCGATGTTCATTACCGGCGGGGCCGGGTTTATTGGTTCGGCATTTATTCGGTCGTGGGTGAAGCGCTACCCGAACGACACCGTTATCAACTTTGACAAGCTGACCTACGCTGGCAACCTGGACAACTTGGCGGAGGTTGCCGACCAAGCTACCTATCAGTTTGTGCGCGGCGACATCTGCGACGCGGCGGCACTGCGGGCGGCGATCCCGGACGGCTGTGATGCCATCGTTCACTTTGCGGCGGAGTCGCATGTTGACCGGAGCATTCTGAGCGCGCGCGAGTTCATTCTGACCAACGTCTTAGGCACTCAGACGCTGCTGGATGTTGCCCGTGAAAAAGGCGTGAAGCGCTTTTTACACATCTCAACCGACGAAGTTGGGGGGAGCGTGCCCGAAGATCAGTTCTTTGCTGAAGATGGGCCGTTAGCGCCGAGTAGTCCCTACGCGGCCAGCAAGGCCGCCGCCGAACACCTCGTGCGCGCCGCTGCCCACACCTTCGGACTCAACGCCCTCATCACCCGGACGAGCAACAACTATGGCCCCTATCAGTTTCCTGAAAAGCTCATTCCACTGGCGCTGACCAACGCGCTCGCGGATCGCCCGATTCCGGTTTACGGCGATGGTCAGCAGGTGCGGGACTGGATTCACGTTGATGACAACTGCGCGGCCCTGCGGCTGGTTCTGGAAAAGGGTCAGCCGGGCGCGACTTACCACATTGGCGGACGGTCACCGCTGCCGAATCGAACCGTCCTGACGATGTTGCTTGAACTTCTGGGCAAGCCGACCTCCCTGCTGACGGAAGTGACTGACCGTCTGGGGCACGACCGGCGGTATGCCGTGGATTGTTCAAAAATCGAGCGTGAACTGGGATGGCGTCCACAGGTTGCTTTTCGGGAAGGGTTGGCGCAAACGATTGCTTGGTACCAAAACAACCCAGTGTGGGTGGCACGGGCGCGCAGCGGTGAGTATCGGACGTATTATGCGCAGATGTACGGCGCACTTTAG
- a CDS encoding DUF4351 domain-containing protein produces MTEPGNLKLYDQAFKYLAESDPHALLILLGALPHDATATITRLPKELISSAVIPDELYLIADQGERWIAHIEAQTRYAPDIPIRLLDYAVRLRISYDIPVRAFLLLLTRRGAPASTPTEVTVELGRLRITFGYEVVKLWELTAADVLNADRPALLPFIPLMAGGRDALTAAAERIAAVPDDARRRELELHFLVLGGLRYDVETLIALLERSFMIPLEQLRESSIYQLILQEGKAEGLKQGLEQGLEQGLEQGLEQGLERGLEQGLEQGLEHEREMIVRQLRHKFGALPDALAARVRALPRKVLECLAEDLLDMSAAPDLAAWLDRIE; encoded by the coding sequence ATGACCGAACCCGGCAACCTCAAGCTTTACGACCAAGCCTTCAAGTATCTCGCCGAAAGCGACCCACACGCCCTGCTCATCTTGCTCGGCGCGCTCCCCCACGACGCCACCGCGACCATCACCCGGCTGCCGAAGGAACTCATCTCCTCCGCCGTCATCCCTGACGAACTGTACTTGATTGCCGACCAGGGCGAACGCTGGATCGCCCATATCGAGGCCCAGACCCGCTATGCGCCGGACATTCCCATTCGCCTGCTCGATTATGCCGTCCGCCTCCGCATCAGCTACGACATTCCAGTGCGCGCGTTTTTGCTGTTGCTCACCAGGCGCGGCGCCCCAGCCTCCACGCCGACCGAAGTCACGGTCGAGTTGGGACGACTGCGCATCACTTTCGGCTACGAGGTCGTCAAGCTGTGGGAGCTGACGGCAGCGGACGTTCTGAATGCCGACCGCCCCGCGCTGTTGCCCTTCATTCCGCTTATGGCAGGCGGACGCGATGCGCTGACGGCTGCGGCAGAGCGTATTGCTGCCGTGCCCGACGACGCACGCCGGCGGGAACTCGAGCTGCATTTTTTGGTTTTGGGCGGCTTGCGCTATGATGTCGAAACACTCATCGCGCTCTTGGAGAGGTCATTCATGATACCGCTGGAACAACTTCGGGAGTCGAGCATTTATCAACTGATTCTGCAAGAGGGAAAAGCCGAGGGGCTGAAACAAGGGCTTGAACAGGGGCTTGAGCAAGGGCTTGAACAGGGGCTTGAACAGGGGCTTGAACGGGGGCTTGAACAGGGGCTTGAACAGGGGCTTGAACATGAGCGGGAAATGATTGTCCGCCAACTACGCCATAAGTTTGGAGCACTGCCAGACGCGCTTGCCGCGCGCGTCCGAGCGCTGCCGCGCAAAGTCCTTGAGTGCCTCGCCGAAGACTTGCTTGACATGTCGGCTGCCCCTGACCTTGCCGCTTGGCTGGATCGCATCGAATAA